One Candidatus Krumholzibacteriota bacterium DNA window includes the following coding sequences:
- a CDS encoding nucleoside deaminase: MDEALREAERALAAGEVPVGAVIARGGVIVGRGHNEVESRGVATAHAEMIALERAARLIGDWRMDGCTAFVTVEPCHMCLGAFYLSRLPRIVFGARQPRSGACGSVDRFHESGLLGHRLEVTGGVRETESAALMQRFFEELRRKV; encoded by the coding sequence ATGGACGAGGCGCTCCGCGAGGCGGAGCGCGCCCTCGCGGCGGGCGAGGTGCCCGTCGGCGCCGTCATCGCGCGCGGGGGCGTCATCGTCGGGCGCGGCCACAACGAGGTCGAGAGCCGCGGCGTCGCAACGGCGCACGCCGAGATGATCGCTCTCGAGCGAGCGGCGCGCCTGATCGGCGACTGGCGGATGGACGGCTGCACGGCCTTCGTGACGGTCGAGCCATGCCACATGTGCCTCGGCGCCTTCTACCTGTCGCGCCTGCCGAGAATCGTCTTCGGCGCGCGGCAGCCCCGTTCCGGGGCATGCGGCTCGGTCGACCGGTTTCACGAGTCGGGTCTGCTCGGCCACCGGCTCGAGGTGACCGGCGGCGTGCGGGAGACGGAGAGCGCGGCGCTGATGCAGCGTTTCTTCGAGGAGCTGCGCAGGAAGGTCTGA
- a CDS encoding pyruvate synthase subunit beta — MRPAVLPTEELMGSGHLACQGCGATQAMRFALKALGPKTALVIPACCWSVIDGSFPHSCIDLPIYHTAFETAGVVASGVKAGLEMRGDTETTVMAWAGDGGTFDIGIQSLSGAAERNEDIIYVCYDNEAYMNTGIQRSSSTPIGAWTTTTPVTNFKKRPKKNMIEIMAAHAIPYIATCSTAWPHDIFEKFRKAREIKGTRYIQILAPCPTGWKLPPELSVEVARRAVTSRVYPILEITENGSKLSVWKDFEPSPVAEYLSMQGRFRHLEEGEMAGIADEVERNWERLLARERMLAAIPGLEG, encoded by the coding sequence ATGAGACCTGCCGTGCTGCCGACTGAAGAGCTGATGGGTTCGGGGCACCTGGCCTGCCAGGGATGCGGCGCGACGCAGGCGATGCGTTTCGCGCTCAAGGCTCTCGGCCCGAAGACGGCCCTCGTGATACCGGCGTGCTGCTGGTCGGTCATCGACGGGTCCTTTCCGCACTCGTGCATCGATCTGCCGATCTACCACACCGCCTTCGAGACGGCCGGCGTCGTCGCGTCCGGCGTCAAGGCCGGTCTCGAGATGCGCGGCGACACGGAGACGACCGTCATGGCCTGGGCCGGCGACGGGGGCACCTTCGACATCGGCATCCAGTCCCTCTCGGGCGCCGCGGAGCGGAACGAGGACATCATCTACGTCTGCTACGACAACGAGGCGTACATGAACACGGGGATCCAGCGCTCGTCGTCGACGCCGATCGGCGCCTGGACGACGACGACCCCCGTCACGAATTTCAAGAAGCGCCCCAAGAAGAACATGATCGAGATCATGGCGGCGCACGCGATCCCCTACATCGCCACCTGCTCGACCGCCTGGCCGCATGACATCTTCGAGAAGTTCCGCAAGGCGAGGGAGATCAAGGGCACCCGGTACATCCAGATCCTCGCCCCGTGCCCGACCGGCTGGAAACTGCCCCCCGAGCTGTCGGTGGAGGTCGCCCGTCGCGCCGTGACGAGCCGGGTCTACCCGATCCTCGAGATCACCGAGAACGGGAGCAAGCTGTCTGTCTGGAAGGACTTCGAACCCTCGCCGGTCGCGGAGTACCTGAGCATGCAGGGTCGTTTCCGCCACCTCGAGGAGGGGGAGATGGCCGGTATCGCCGACGAGGTGGAACGCAACTGGGAGCGGCTTCTCGCCCGCGAGAGGATGCTCGCCGCGATCCCCGGTCTCGAGGGCTGA